Proteins encoded by one window of Chryseobacterium sp. POL2:
- a CDS encoding SixA phosphatase family protein, with product MKTILLIRHAKSDWPEGIDDFDRPLTEVGKSNAIRMAEFLKEKNTAIDCFISSPAKRAKDTCDVFSKIYDKDFDTEQQLYNAREIHFENLIYGLSDDINSVAIFSHNNGISNFANYLSDEIVNLPTCGVAGYEIDCDSWSDFETSKKKFLYFYSPKSIH from the coding sequence ATGAAAACAATTCTACTAATACGACATGCAAAAAGCGATTGGCCAGAAGGCATAGACGATTTTGACAGGCCATTAACAGAAGTTGGAAAATCCAACGCTATAAGAATGGCCGAATTTCTTAAAGAGAAAAATACAGCAATCGATTGTTTTATTAGTAGTCCCGCAAAACGCGCAAAAGATACCTGCGACGTGTTTTCAAAAATTTATGATAAAGATTTCGATACCGAACAACAATTGTATAATGCCCGAGAAATTCACTTTGAAAATCTAATTTATGGATTATCCGATGATATTAACTCAGTTGCAATTTTTTCCCATAACAATGGCATCTCGAATTTTGCAAATTATCTAAGCGACGAAATTGTTAATCTTCCCACTTGTGGTGTTGCGGGATATGAAATAGACTGTGACAGTTGGTCCGATTTTGAAACTTCAAAAAAGAAATTTTTATATTTCTATTCTCCAAAATCAATTCATTAA
- a CDS encoding helix-turn-helix transcriptional regulator, which produces MKTKIPLLLLIFNIVFFYSQEKKTEKQIDSITTALWSSKFFNDEGLVKLTELYYQAKEIDYEEGQIRLLKRIVEIKSSYSDFISALQYLKYLKSLSLSVQQYEEYIYANCLEAKIFFMDKNYSQAKKVLNLAERYLYKIPDKEKRRKAKTEIYIYQWYNFEKSKLPKSSYADSLLSISKKLYNEAVLIENDHKRAKSVLYSTNLMVNSLILLKKYEEAVKYLKIGGQELKTFGEVTYLGVDYYEAKGDVEFNFKHYKGSSNDSALASYNKAIKIGEALGYTAKTKELYSKVAEIYREKEDYAKQALFLQKSSNLEDSIQVKENKGLNEVKSLLYANKGDVTETPSQNRTLLYFLSAVALIIIVIGGGKLYFNKKKNKIQPLEKVTSEKDPIVKTNAYNHLISLALKNDSSFYLTFLEAFPDFSEKLLNINPLMKISDIEFCAYIKLNLETKQIAIMKKISVRAVEGKKYRIRKKLGISAEENMYIWFLKL; this is translated from the coding sequence ATGAAAACAAAAATACCTCTTTTATTATTAATCTTTAATATTGTTTTTTTTTATTCTCAGGAAAAAAAAACAGAAAAGCAAATCGACAGTATAACCACTGCTCTCTGGAGCTCTAAATTTTTTAATGATGAAGGACTTGTAAAACTAACAGAGCTTTACTATCAAGCTAAAGAAATAGATTATGAAGAAGGTCAGATAAGGTTATTAAAAAGAATTGTAGAAATTAAATCATCATACTCAGATTTTATATCAGCACTTCAATACTTAAAATATCTGAAATCTCTCTCTTTGTCGGTCCAACAATACGAAGAATATATTTATGCAAATTGTCTTGAAGCAAAGATTTTTTTCATGGATAAAAATTATTCTCAGGCAAAAAAAGTTCTCAATCTTGCAGAAAGATATCTTTATAAGATTCCGGATAAAGAAAAAAGGAGAAAAGCGAAAACTGAAATCTATATCTATCAATGGTATAATTTTGAAAAATCGAAACTTCCGAAATCTTCTTATGCAGATTCTTTATTATCTATTTCAAAAAAACTTTATAACGAAGCAGTATTAATCGAAAATGATCATAAGCGTGCAAAAAGTGTTCTGTATTCGACCAATTTAATGGTAAACTCTCTTATTCTGTTAAAAAAGTATGAAGAAGCAGTAAAATATTTAAAAATAGGAGGACAAGAGCTTAAGACATTCGGAGAGGTAACTTATCTGGGAGTTGATTATTATGAAGCAAAGGGCGATGTGGAATTTAATTTTAAGCATTATAAAGGTTCTTCAAATGACAGTGCATTAGCAAGCTATAATAAAGCCATAAAAATTGGAGAAGCGCTTGGATATACGGCTAAGACAAAAGAATTATATTCTAAAGTAGCTGAAATCTATAGAGAGAAAGAAGATTACGCAAAGCAAGCGCTGTTTTTACAAAAATCTAGTAATCTGGAAGATAGTATCCAGGTCAAAGAAAACAAAGGATTAAATGAGGTCAAGTCTCTACTATATGCTAATAAAGGAGACGTAACTGAAACTCCTTCTCAAAATAGGACACTGCTTTATTTCTTGTCGGCTGTTGCTTTAATAATTATAGTAATTGGAGGTGGAAAACTTTATTTCAATAAAAAGAAGAATAAAATACAACCTCTGGAAAAAGTAACTTCTGAAAAAGACCCGATTGTCAAAACGAATGCATATAATCATCTTATCAGTCTTGCATTAAAAAATGATTCTTCGTTTTATTTAACTTTTCTAGAAGCATTTCCTGACTTCAGTGAAAAGCTTCTTAATATTAACCCCTTGATGAAAATATCCGATATAGAATTTTGTGCATACATTAAACTTAATCTTGAAACCAAGCAGATTGCAATAATGAAAAAAATATCTGTAAGAGCCGTGGAAGGGAAAAAATATAGAATCCGGAAAAAATTAGGAATTTCAGCAGAGGAAAATATGTATATCTGGTTTTTAAAATTATAG
- a CDS encoding helix-turn-helix transcriptional regulator, giving the protein MIEKDHFFSAPPESRRIPVSTLLRLLNEDSTSFYIAFLETYPDFTEKLLKINPAMKFSDIEFCAYIKLNLETKQIAQFKKISTRAVEGKKYRIRKKLNIPPNINMYIWMSRL; this is encoded by the coding sequence ATGATAGAAAAAGACCACTTTTTTTCTGCGCCGCCTGAAAGCAGAAGAATTCCGGTAAGTACACTTTTAAGGTTATTGAATGAAGATAGTACTTCATTTTATATTGCTTTTTTAGAAACTTATCCCGACTTCACCGAGAAATTGCTAAAAATTAATCCGGCAATGAAGTTCTCAGATATTGAGTTCTGTGCATACATAAAACTCAATTTGGAGACTAAGCAAATTGCGCAGTTTAAAAAAATATCCACAAGAGCAGTAGAAGGCAAAAAATACAGAATTCGGAAAAAACTGAATATTCCTCCCAATATCAATATGTATATATGGATGTCCAGACTTTAA
- a CDS encoding Crp/Fnr family transcriptional regulator yields the protein MTLNDFSDKYFDQNDFLDSKDREKLLELVQFVTIPKDKILLHRGEQIKQVGIILKGLIRVYNKNNRTVWFVQNNGIYGSIDTLALDRASSLTFETLEETSMFLLNYDDLEEAIISYPNIASLLLMYWKRTAVEIYRNFYTSLSLSPEEKYLEILQKNPQLILNVKSKDLASYLGIHPTSLSRLKRRYFVSKENKD from the coding sequence ATGACATTAAATGATTTTTCAGATAAATATTTTGATCAGAATGATTTTTTAGATTCAAAAGACAGAGAAAAACTTTTAGAACTGGTTCAATTTGTCACTATTCCAAAAGATAAAATCTTACTTCATAGAGGTGAACAGATAAAACAGGTAGGAATAATTCTAAAAGGACTAATAAGAGTTTATAATAAGAATAATAGAACGGTTTGGTTTGTGCAAAATAATGGAATTTATGGATCAATAGATACTTTAGCTCTTGATCGCGCTTCATCCCTCACTTTTGAAACATTAGAAGAGACGAGTATGTTTTTACTTAATTATGATGATTTAGAAGAAGCAATTATATCATATCCGAATATTGCCAGCTTGCTTCTAATGTACTGGAAAAGAACAGCGGTAGAAATTTACCGTAATTTTTATACATCTTTAAGCTTATCTCCAGAAGAAAAGTATTTAGAAATTTTGCAAAAAAATCCTCAATTAATTTTAAATGTAAAATCAAAAGATCTTGCTTCTTATTTAGGAATTCATCCTACCTCATTAAGTAGATTAAAAAGAAGATACTTCGTTTCAAAAGAAAATAAAGATTGA